From the genome of Arthrobacter sp. SLBN-122:
AGGTCCCGGTCGTCCTGGCCGGGGCTTGATGCCTGGGAACCGTAGTTCGCAGACCCAGTTGCCTATGCTGCCTCGGGCCCTCCCGCAATGCGGCGACGAAGTGGGATCCGTTGAGCGCGCTCCCCGGCAGCCAGAGCCCGTAGCCGGGGCACAACCCCCATGGCCAGCGGCGGCCCGTGGCCGGGTGCCAGCAACCGGGGGCCCAGCTCCGCCAGGCGCGCAGCCGAGTCCTTTGACAGTTTCCAGTTCCACGTGGTGTACCGGGGCGGTCCGGACAGATCCGGCACCCCGAACAGGATTCCGCCGATCGAATTCAGGTTCACTGTCACAACAGCATCGCCGGTGATCAGGACGCCGTCGCTGGAGCGCCAATATGCTACATGCCCGGCGGTGTGGCCAGGGGTGGGGACGGCAGCCCACTCGGGCAGGCCAGGCACTTTCCCGTCCGGGGGAAGGCTCTGCACCACGTCGGTAATGTCGCCTGCCGCTTCTATCCGCCGGCGTGCCCGTGCCGGCAGGGACCACAGGAACGGGGCGATGAACCACCTGTCCAATGGCATGGAAAACTCAGGGATGTACCGCCCGGAAGCCATAGGCAGCTCGGCCTGGTGGACGAACACCGGGACGCCCCACAGCCGCGCCAGGGCTCCGGCTGCGCCGGAGTGGTCCGGATGGATGTGCGTCAGGAAGATGGCTGCGGGGGCGTTGCCGGGTCCGAGAATTCTTCCCACCGCAGCGCGCACCGGTTCCGCGCTGCCCGCCCATCCGCAATCAACCATCACCCACGCGGAACCGGACCTCACCAAGTAGAGATTTGAGGCCATCGGCCCGGAACCTGTGGTCATGAGAATCACTCCGGAGGCAATCTCCCGTGGTTCCGAAATCCGCATCATCGCCCTCTCACACCACCGGGTGGCGAATCAGGGTGCGCAGCTTTTCCGGTGCACTGCGCCGGGGATCACCCAGGTAAATCTCGTGGTGGCGCCCCCGGACCTTTAGTCCGGCTTCCGTGATGGCAGCGTCCAGTCGCGCAATAGTGGGACCTTCGTCCGCGTAGGGACCGATATGGAGCACTTGGGCACATCGGCCTTCTTCCCAACGTTCGAAGCGGACCAACGCCAAGCCCGGAAGGCCTTTGGGACGGGAGTCGTCCAGGGCCCGTTCCAGAAAGGCTTCATCGATAGGTTCCGGCTGGAGCATCATGGCCTGCCAGCGCCATGACTCCCGGGCAATGCCTGATAGTCCCGTAAAGTTAGCGGCCACACCTTCCTCATTCTCCGCATGGTTCGGGTCCTCAAACCACCACAAGGCTTCCAGGGGCATTACTTTTGTCACCTCGCCGGACTGCTTCTTGAGCCCGAAGTGCGCTGCGTAGCTGACCGTAAACAGCGCCTGGACCGCCTCGGCGAATGCCGGCCCGTCAGGGTCCCCCTGACCCTGGACAAGGGCGAAGAGCAGCGGAGGAACATCCACGAAGTCGACAGACCCCTTGCGTGTTTTATAGAGAGCCGCAACGTCCTGCCGAAGGTCACTCACCGTACATGCACTCCATTCGGCTGCCTTGGATGGAACGGCATGGAGAGCCCCGCCGCGGGAAGCCCAAAGCCTCCGGGGCCAAGCCAAAGCACGTGTGGCCCTGACAATGTCACTCCAATGGACCTCGCCATGAAGCCAGTTTTCCCCCGCCCTGGAGCAGCCAGTAGGGCCGAATGTCCTTCTCTACCCGTCTGCCCCGGGCAGGCACACTTCCACGAGTTCCCCACTCACGCGGGTCTCGAAAACAGGCTGCCGGGAAGTGGCGGGACCGGCCTTCACTTCCCCCGTGCGCAGCGCGAAAGTGCTCCGGTGCCAGGGGCAAACTACGCACGCTTCCCCGGCTACGTCTTTGATCTTGCCTTCATGCAGCGGCCCGGACAGGTGGCTGCAGACGTCGGACAGCACGTTGACGGTGCCGCCTTCACGGTGGACCAGCAATGGAATCCCCGCGACCTCGCGCTTATGGAGGCCGCCCTCCGGCAGCTCGGTCAGCGGTGCCAGCGGATGCCAGCCGGACGGAAAACGGTGCAGGATTTCCTCGCTGTGGTTGACGCCGGCGGCCTGCCGGTATGTGAGGTGTCCGCCCAGGAAACCGCCGGCGCTGACTGTGGCAAGCCCCAGATACGCAAGTACCTTGCCGCTGCCCTGGCTGCCCCTGGCCCGCTGGACCAGTGACGCAATGTAGAGCCCGGTTGCCGTGACGTTGGCCGCTGCATGCACCAGTCCCACCCTCTGCTGCTGTGGATGCAGCTGCGTCCAGTCGGTGAGTCCGGCCAGCGCAGAGGGAAGCACACTTGCGGTACCCACACCGATCAACAACCTGGCAGCTTTCTCACCACCCGGAACGGCATCAAGGACACCGGCCGAGAGCCAGGCGCCGATGGGGACCTGCACTGCAAGGGGGTGCACCGGGTGGCCGATGGGAACGCCATGCAGGAGGTCGCGGGCCCACTGTGGCTTGATGACCTTCTTGACGGCTTTCCGAACGCTCTTGGCCAGCGGGTCCAGCCATTCAGCTTCCTCAAGACGGGTGACAAGCTCAAGTGCAGGCAGTGGCTTCATGTGTGTCCCCTTACCCCGTTTCCAGGTATCCAGTCGATGCCCGAGAGCATAGCCCTGGATCAGGAGGGGCAACAATGGTGGGCCGGAAGTCAGGTGGCTACGGTCAGCGCAGGGGTGACCCCAGCACCGTGAACCGATGGCCTCCCATCTCCCCGGACAGCAGCGGCATCGCCTCGGCGATCGCGGCCCTGGTGCTGTCCAGTTCCAGCGATGCCCGGTGGGCCTCCGCCGATTCCCACAGTTCGGAAACGAAAACGGTGTCCGGCAGGTCATCGTTGATGCCCACCTCATAGAGCAGGCAGCCCGCGTCCTTCATTCCGGTCTTGGGTCGCAGCAGGATGGCCACGAGGGCGTCGCGCTGGCCGGGCTTGGTTCCAAGTACTCCCACATTGGCAAATGTCATAGGGACAGTGTGCAGTACCATCCGGACAACGGTCGCGGTCCACAGCCGTACCCTCGCGGGCCCTTGAAATCTCTGCGCAAGTAGGGTAAGCCTCCCCCTAGCACAGTGTTGGACACAGGCGGAGGATTAAACGACCGGACTACCCCGGAAGGGTCCGGAGTCGAAGCCGCCCGCATTTCCGGGCTGGCCGTTAAATGGGGCGGGCAGTGGGCAGTGCCGCCACGCTGAATCAGCGAAAATGCTCATGATGTGACGGCTTTAAGGCTGCCCGCAAAGGTGAATGGCACCCTTTGAGGAGCAACGAGAAATATGTCCAACACGCAAAAAAACCACTCGACCCGGGCAAAGGTGGCCCTGGTTCCGGTTCTGTCATTAGGTATGTTCGGAGGTTTCCTGGCTCTGGCCGCACCGGCCAATGCCGAAACCAGCCGCTACGGCTGTACGGTCGACCCGCTTGATCCAGAGGACCTCAGCGGCGACAAAGTCGACTTCAGTATTAAGGTCGATTGCAACGGCGAAAAGTCCGTCGAGATCCGCCAGTGGATCTACGAGAACGAACGAGGTCATCACCACGACGACCGCCTGGCGGAAAGGACGGTCAGCGTGGACTTTGACCGTCATGACGACGCAACGACTATTCACTGATACGTGGATTTCGGCGACGACCATGGACGCCATGACTACGCGATGAATAACCACGACGACTGTAAAGATCTCGAAATGGATGACCGCAAACATGACCGCAAGGTTGAAGAGGTCTACCAACTCGTCTCCTTCCGTGTTCAGAACCACGGCGGACACTGGTCCGACTGGACTGATTGGGAGGAGAGCGCCGTAGTGGAAGTGGACCATCACGGGCACTAGTCCCTAGTCGCCCGCACCCACAAAGTAAGGAGCCAGGGCCGGCGCCCCTGGCTCCTTACTGCTCTTGCCGCTTCACTCCGCGGCGCCCAGGCTTCCGCCATGCACGACGGCGCCACTCGCCGTCGTGTCTTCCTTCAGCATCCAGCCCACGCGCTTGACCGTCCGCAGCATCACCGCGCTCTCCACGATCTCAATGCCGGGCACCTTCTGCTGCAGCGCCAGCTCGGCGGACATGACGTCGGCGAGCGTGTGCAGCCACATGATGATCACGAAGTTGGTGGGCCCTGTGGTGGAGGCGCTCAGCCGGACATTGCTGATGGTGCGGATCCCGGCGGCAGCCGCCTCATGCTGCCCCGCCGGTACGTTGACGAACCACTGGCACGTCACCGGGAAGGACGAGTACCGCTGGGCGATTTCGCAGCGGAACGACAGAATGCCGCTTGCCAGCACCCGGTTCAGCTGGCGCTGCACCGTTGCCGGATGACGGCCAAGGGAGCGGGCGATGTCGGCAGCCGTTGCGCGTCCGTCCCTGGCAAGGAACGGCAGCAGGTCGAGGTGGCTTTGCGGAAGTTGCGCCGGCTGAACGGAGGCCGGACCAGCCGGGGCGGCAAGCGTCCGGAGCGTGGCCAGCTGTGAACGGCTCAGGACATTCAGCCGCCAGTCGTCACCGCTGCTGTGCAGCCGGGTACAGAGGGCCACCTGGTATTTGGTGAGCCCCTCAACTGCCTTCAGGCGCCTGACGACCTTGTCGCTGAACTCCTCCAGTGACCGCGTAATCACCGTCAGCATCAGGTCGCGGTTGCTGGCCGCCTCCTCCACGGTGATGATTTCCGGAACGGCGGCCAGTTCCGCCGTGACACTGTCCCGCCGGTTCATCTCGCAGTCCACCGCCACGTAGGCAAGGAGCATCTGCTTCGGGTCGCCCGCGAGGTGTGCCGTCACCCATGCGGCGCCGCTGGCGGCAAGCCGTTCCCAGCGGGCTGCCAGCGTGGTGGCATGCACATCCAGCACCTTGGCAGCATCCGCCCAGCCGAGGCGCGGCGCGGCCTGCAGGACCTGGATCAGGGCAAGATCATCCTCGCTGAGCTCCATTTTCGCTTCCTTTGCTTATTTATGAATCCTGCCCTGAAACAGCATATTTTGAATACTTCCTGCGCTTTCGCTACATGTGAACCACGCCACTTCAGAATAGTCCCCAAGCCCCGATGCCCATTTCCAAGGAGTGACACGTGCCCATAACCGATGACGCCAAGGACCTGCAGGAAGACCTCACCAGGCTCCGCCACGACCTGCACCGGCAGCCGGAAATCGGCCTTCACCTCCCCCGCACCCAGGAACGGGTCCTTCAGGCGCTGGACGGACTTCCGTACGAGATCACCCTGGGCAAGGACACGACGTCAGTCACTGCGGTCCTGCGCGGCGGGCACCCGGACGCCGGGAAGCAGGAGGCTGCAGGGGACACGACGGCCCGCCCGGCCGTCCTGCTCCGCGCCGACATGGACGGCCTCCCCGTCCAGGAAAAGACCGGCGTGGACTTCACCTCGCAAGCCGAGGGTGCCATGCACGCCTGTGGCCATGACCTTCACACTTCCATGCTCGCCGGCGCCGCCACCCTCCTTGCAGAGAAGAGGCACCAGCTGCACGGCGATGTGGTCCTCATGTTCCAGCCGGGTGAGGAAGGCTTCGACGGTGCCAGCTACATGCTGCGCGAAGGCGTCCTCGACGCTGCCGGACCCCGCGTCCAGGCGGCCTACGGCATGCACGTGTTCTCCTCGCTCGAGCCGCACGGCACCTTCTGCACCAAGCCCGGCGTCATGCTCAGCGCCTCGGACGGCCTGGAAGTCACGGTGCTTGGCGCCGGCGGCCACGGCTCGGCCCCGCATTCAGCGAAGGATCCCGTCACGGTGGCCGCTGAAATGGTGACGGCCCTGCAGGTGATGGTCACCAGGCAGTTCAACATGTTCGATCCCGTGGTCCTGTCCGTGGGTGTCCTCCACGCCGGCACCAAGCGGAACGTCATCCCGGAGTCGGCCCGCATCGAGGCCACCATCCGGACGTTCTCCGAAGCATCGCGCCTGAAGATGATGGAGGCCGTGCCGCGCCTGCTCAAGGGAATCGCGGCCGCGCACGGGGTGGAGGCCGCCGTCGACTACCTGCAGGAATACCCCCTCACCATCACCAACGAGGACGAAACCCACACCGCCGAAAAGGTGATCAGCGAACTCTTCGGCGAGCGCCGCCTCTCGCGCTGGGCCACTCCCCTCAGCGGCTCGGAAGATTTCTCCCGGGTCCTCGAGGAGGTGCCCGGCACGTTCGTGGG
Proteins encoded in this window:
- a CDS encoding MBL fold metallo-hydrolase is translated as MTTGSGPMASNLYLVRSGSAWVMVDCGWAGSAEPVRAAVGRILGPGNAPAAIFLTHIHPDHSGAAGALARLWGVPVFVHQAELPMASGRYIPEFSMPLDRWFIAPFLWSLPARARRRIEAAGDITDVVQSLPPDGKVPGLPEWAAVPTPGHTAGHVAYWRSSDGVLITGDAVVTVNLNSIGGILFGVPDLSGPPRYTTWNWKLSKDSAARLAELGPRLLAPGHGPPLAMGVVPRLRALAAGERAQRIPLRRRIAGGPEAA
- a CDS encoding GyrI-like domain-containing protein, whose protein sequence is MSDLRQDVAALYKTRKGSVDFVDVPPLLFALVQGQGDPDGPAFAEAVQALFTVSYAAHFGLKKQSGEVTKVMPLEALWWFEDPNHAENEEGVAANFTGLSGIARESWRWQAMMLQPEPIDEAFLERALDDSRPKGLPGLALVRFERWEEGRCAQVLHIGPYADEGPTIARLDAAITEAGLKVRGRHHEIYLGDPRRSAPEKLRTLIRHPVV
- a CDS encoding Rieske 2Fe-2S domain-containing protein; its protein translation is MKPLPALELVTRLEEAEWLDPLAKSVRKAVKKVIKPQWARDLLHGVPIGHPVHPLAVQVPIGAWLSAGVLDAVPGGEKAARLLIGVGTASVLPSALAGLTDWTQLHPQQQRVGLVHAAANVTATGLYIASLVQRARGSQGSGKVLAYLGLATVSAGGFLGGHLTYRQAAGVNHSEEILHRFPSGWHPLAPLTELPEGGLHKREVAGIPLLVHREGGTVNVLSDVCSHLSGPLHEGKIKDVAGEACVVCPWHRSTFALRTGEVKAGPATSRQPVFETRVSGELVEVCLPGADG
- a CDS encoding putative quinol monooxygenase; the encoded protein is MTFANVGVLGTKPGQRDALVAILLRPKTGMKDAGCLLYEVGINDDLPDTVFVSELWESAEAHRASLELDSTRAAIAEAMPLLSGEMGGHRFTVLGSPLR
- a CDS encoding Lrp/AsnC family transcriptional regulator, producing the protein MELSEDDLALIQVLQAAPRLGWADAAKVLDVHATTLAARWERLAASGAAWVTAHLAGDPKQMLLAYVAVDCEMNRRDSVTAELAAVPEIITVEEAASNRDLMLTVITRSLEEFSDKVVRRLKAVEGLTKYQVALCTRLHSSGDDWRLNVLSRSQLATLRTLAAPAGPASVQPAQLPQSHLDLLPFLARDGRATAADIARSLGRHPATVQRQLNRVLASGILSFRCEIAQRYSSFPVTCQWFVNVPAGQHEAAAAGIRTISNVRLSASTTGPTNFVIIMWLHTLADVMSAELALQQKVPGIEIVESAVMLRTVKRVGWMLKEDTTASGAVVHGGSLGAAE
- a CDS encoding M20 metallopeptidase family protein, which encodes MPITDDAKDLQEDLTRLRHDLHRQPEIGLHLPRTQERVLQALDGLPYEITLGKDTTSVTAVLRGGHPDAGKQEAAGDTTARPAVLLRADMDGLPVQEKTGVDFTSQAEGAMHACGHDLHTSMLAGAATLLAEKRHQLHGDVVLMFQPGEEGFDGASYMLREGVLDAAGPRVQAAYGMHVFSSLEPHGTFCTKPGVMLSASDGLEVTVLGAGGHGSAPHSAKDPVTVAAEMVTALQVMVTRQFNMFDPVVLSVGVLHAGTKRNVIPESARIEATIRTFSEASRLKMMEAVPRLLKGIAAAHGVEAAVDYLQEYPLTITNEDETHTAEKVISELFGERRLSRWATPLSGSEDFSRVLEEVPGTFVGLSAVAPGGDPATSPFNHSPYATFDDGVLADGAALYAELAISRLAALSQPA